Proteins encoded together in one Candidatus Methylomirabilota bacterium window:
- a CDS encoding NAD(P)/FAD-dependent oxidoreductase, with protein MSAGAGSRHVVIGAGPAGLTAARELARQGRPVVVLEQAPIVGGLARTESYKGFHFDMGGHRFFTKVDEVQKIWQEVLGPDFRRRPRLSRIYYDGRFFHYPLRPLNALAGLGLWRALLVVLSYLRWQLFPYEEERTFEQWVTNRFGRRLFLTFFKTYTEKVWGIPCSELRAEWAAQRIKDLSLRSAVVAMFIKPGKTIKTLIEEFEYPRLGPGMMWRAAADEVRRLGGAVRLEAEVTAVRRNGRRVDSVVLTGPQGEEVVPGDQFLSSMPVTQLVLRLDPPAPDAVREAARRLTYRDFLTVCLIVDRPDPFPDNWIYVHSPEVKVGRIQNFRSWSPDMVPDPAKASLGLEYFCSEGDALWTLPDEALIRLGKEELERIGLARASEISDGCVFRVPKAYPVYDADYREHLDTVRAFVDGLENLQTIGRNGLHRYNNQDHAMLTGLLAVRNLESGVRHDLWSVNTEPEYHEEVGVSDAEAAVLEGRITEIFPRVDGVALGAATGVVAGALLGLATLVLVWKGGPVVGPTLGLLAQFLPGYSVTAAGSLIGLAYGALGGFVAGWGFAVIRNLTLFLSLSFLRRRAQRHLLKRFLEFV; from the coding sequence GTGAGCGCGGGGGCCGGCTCGCGGCACGTGGTGATCGGCGCCGGGCCCGCCGGCCTCACTGCGGCACGCGAGCTCGCCCGTCAGGGCCGGCCGGTCGTGGTGCTGGAGCAGGCGCCCATCGTGGGGGGGCTCGCTCGCACCGAGTCCTACAAGGGCTTTCACTTCGACATGGGTGGCCATCGCTTCTTCACCAAGGTCGACGAGGTGCAGAAGATCTGGCAGGAGGTGCTCGGCCCCGACTTCCGGCGTCGCCCGCGTCTATCGCGGATCTACTACGACGGACGGTTCTTCCACTATCCGCTCAGACCGCTCAATGCGCTGGCCGGCCTGGGCCTATGGCGGGCCCTGCTGGTCGTGCTGAGCTACCTCCGCTGGCAGCTCTTCCCGTACGAGGAGGAGCGGACCTTCGAGCAGTGGGTGACGAACCGTTTCGGCCGCCGTCTCTTCCTCACGTTCTTCAAGACCTACACCGAGAAGGTGTGGGGCATCCCGTGCTCGGAGCTGCGGGCGGAGTGGGCGGCCCAGCGGATCAAGGATCTCTCGCTACGCTCGGCGGTGGTGGCGATGTTCATCAAGCCCGGCAAGACGATCAAGACCCTCATCGAGGAGTTCGAGTATCCTCGCCTGGGCCCGGGCATGATGTGGCGGGCCGCGGCGGACGAGGTTCGGCGCCTGGGCGGTGCGGTGCGGCTGGAGGCCGAGGTGACGGCTGTCCGCCGCAACGGGCGGCGCGTGGACAGCGTGGTGCTCACGGGCCCGCAGGGTGAGGAGGTCGTGCCGGGCGATCAGTTCCTCTCCAGCATGCCGGTGACCCAGCTCGTGCTGCGCCTCGACCCGCCGGCCCCCGATGCGGTGCGCGAGGCGGCGCGCCGGCTCACCTACCGCGATTTCCTCACCGTGTGCCTGATCGTCGATCGGCCGGATCCGTTTCCCGACAACTGGATCTACGTGCACTCGCCCGAGGTGAAGGTCGGCCGCATCCAGAACTTCCGGAGCTGGAGCCCCGACATGGTGCCCGATCCCGCCAAAGCGAGCCTCGGGCTCGAGTACTTCTGCTCGGAGGGCGACGCGCTCTGGACCCTCCCCGACGAGGCGCTGATCCGCCTGGGCAAGGAGGAGCTCGAGCGCATCGGCCTCGCGCGGGCGTCGGAGATCTCCGACGGCTGCGTGTTTCGCGTGCCCAAGGCGTATCCCGTATACGACGCCGACTACCGGGAGCACCTGGATACCGTGCGCGCCTTCGTGGACGGCCTCGAGAACCTCCAGACCATCGGGCGCAATGGCCTCCACCGGTACAACAACCAGGATCACGCCATGCTCACCGGGCTCCTCGCCGTGCGAAATCTGGAGAGCGGAGTCCGCCACGATCTCTGGAGCGTGAATACCGAGCCCGAGTACCACGAGGAGGTCGGGGTCAGCGACGCGGAGGCGGCGGTGCTGGAGGGGCGCATCACCGAGATCTTCCCGCGGGTGGACGGCGTGGCCCTCGGCGCGGCGACGGGCGTGGTCGCCGGCGCGCTCCTGGGCCTCGCGACGCTCGTGCTCGTGTGGAAGGGCGGGCCCGTGGTGGGGCCGACACTCGGCCTGCTCGCGCAGTTCCTGCCCGGCTACTCCGTGACGGCCGCCGGCAGCCTCATCGGCCTCGCCTACGGGGCCCTCGGGGGGT